From Streptomonospora salina, the proteins below share one genomic window:
- a CDS encoding lantibiotic dehydratase, with product MGDAPMDRYYRRDGPFLLRAARAHPGEAPSRWPDLAADSVDDLCTWVRQVWHGPIAAAIADASPSLATTLGNISDGTPPEAKVRRAATALVGYLLRATGRATPFGLFAGTAPGTFAPCGKIRWGHDHHTLVRPDAAWLEAVVAELEAVPAVVERLDVVANNRHRQRGDYLVLADGQSRIELAATAPVLTALHAAAAPTSSATVAERVRSAFPAASDHHVADLLSGLLAHGFLLSSLRPPSTAPDPLIHLRDELVRCRADEIGDAAAAAARVHAAAASPSVSPEDTGPAAVTRDLRLDCDVAVPERVGAAVEAGVTALLRLSPHPTGSPAWRRYYEAFVHRYGAAVLVPLLDAVDADMGVGYPPTFPGSLMPPRPDEPPQRDSRLLQLAQEAAATGTEEVVLDDAAIDRLAVAPLDPQRIPAHVEAAVRVRARSMEAIESGDFTLRIRPGQAAGTFTGRFSPWESDLAALYRRLPPATAGAVRAQLVFPARRPSADNVARTPRFLDDLVCLGEYPPEDDGLIRVEDLAVMADRDRLHLVHTPTRRLVEPQVVHALSLEHQAPPLARFLAQLPRGCLAQFDRVAWGAAADLAFLPRLRYGHTVLSPARWRLESDDLPPHGATPTEWRAGLERWCARWRVPRQVELAQGDQVLPLDLQEPAHTALLRRRLHQAGHVLLTEAEPDDARGWIQGRAHELAVPLVTATPPAPSPLGRTLVKTRDRDRGHLPADDDADWLYAKIYAHPERQNAILPQHLPALLAETGEPDWWFLRYRGPDDPDHLRLRLRVADGAHAGQVAAALGAWTRGLRRAGLSPRMSLDTYYPETGRYGQGTTLEAAEAVFVADSAAVVDRLRTGAGEGCPDAAATMAAMAAAFTGGWPAGLDWLIDQPAPAPARPPQRELQTATRALVDSGHGLLTDELHRALTHYGSLLRAGGGPPTDTVLTSLLHMHHIRALGVDRDSERTCRRLARHAALSQTARTREAAS from the coding sequence ATGGGGGATGCACCTATGGACCGCTACTACCGACGGGACGGCCCCTTCCTGTTGCGCGCCGCCCGCGCCCATCCCGGCGAGGCGCCGTCACGGTGGCCCGACCTGGCCGCGGACAGCGTCGACGATCTGTGCACCTGGGTTCGCCAGGTGTGGCACGGGCCCATCGCCGCCGCGATCGCCGATGCCAGTCCGTCGCTGGCCACCACGCTGGGAAACATCAGCGACGGGACGCCGCCGGAGGCCAAGGTGCGCCGTGCGGCCACGGCCCTGGTCGGATACCTACTGCGCGCCACCGGACGCGCTACGCCCTTCGGCCTGTTCGCCGGGACCGCCCCCGGCACCTTCGCCCCCTGCGGCAAGATCCGGTGGGGCCACGACCACCATACCCTGGTGCGTCCCGATGCCGCCTGGCTTGAAGCCGTCGTGGCCGAGCTCGAAGCCGTGCCCGCTGTGGTCGAGCGGCTCGATGTGGTCGCCAACAACCGGCACCGGCAGCGCGGCGACTACCTCGTCCTGGCCGACGGGCAGAGCCGCATCGAACTGGCGGCCACCGCCCCGGTTCTCACTGCACTGCACGCCGCGGCCGCTCCGACGTCGTCGGCAACGGTCGCCGAGCGGGTGCGGTCCGCCTTCCCCGCGGCCTCCGACCACCACGTCGCCGACCTGCTCAGTGGCCTGCTCGCCCACGGATTCCTGCTGTCGAGCCTGCGCCCGCCCAGCACCGCCCCCGACCCGCTGATCCACCTGCGCGACGAACTCGTCCGCTGCCGCGCTGATGAGATCGGCGACGCCGCCGCGGCCGCAGCACGCGTGCACGCCGCCGCAGCATCGCCTTCCGTGTCGCCCGAGGACACCGGACCGGCTGCGGTGACACGGGACCTGCGCCTGGACTGCGACGTGGCCGTGCCCGAGCGTGTCGGCGCCGCAGTGGAAGCGGGCGTCACCGCGCTGCTGCGGCTGTCGCCCCATCCCACCGGCTCCCCGGCCTGGCGCCGGTACTACGAGGCGTTCGTCCACCGCTACGGCGCCGCGGTCCTCGTCCCGCTGCTGGACGCCGTCGACGCCGACATGGGCGTGGGATATCCGCCCACCTTCCCCGGATCGTTGATGCCGCCCCGTCCCGACGAACCGCCGCAACGCGACTCGCGGCTGCTCCAGCTCGCCCAGGAAGCCGCGGCCACGGGCACCGAAGAGGTCGTCCTCGACGACGCCGCGATCGACCGGCTGGCCGTGGCACCGCTGGATCCCCAGCGCATCCCTGCGCATGTAGAGGCGGCGGTGCGGGTGCGGGCCCGTTCGATGGAGGCGATCGAGTCCGGCGATTTCACCCTGCGCATCCGGCCGGGCCAGGCCGCGGGCACCTTCACGGGCCGGTTCAGCCCGTGGGAGTCGGACCTGGCCGCGCTCTACCGCCGTCTGCCCCCGGCCACCGCAGGAGCCGTCCGCGCCCAGCTGGTGTTCCCCGCACGTCGGCCGAGTGCCGACAATGTCGCCCGCACGCCGCGCTTCCTCGACGACCTCGTCTGCCTCGGCGAGTACCCGCCCGAGGACGACGGGCTGATCAGGGTGGAGGATCTGGCGGTGATGGCCGACCGGGACCGCCTGCACCTGGTCCACACCCCCACCCGCCGCCTTGTCGAGCCCCAGGTGGTGCACGCGTTGTCGTTGGAGCACCAGGCGCCGCCGCTGGCCCGGTTCCTGGCCCAGTTGCCGCGCGGGTGCCTGGCCCAGTTCGACCGCGTCGCGTGGGGCGCGGCCGCGGACCTGGCGTTCCTGCCGCGGCTGCGCTACGGGCACACCGTGCTGTCGCCCGCGCGCTGGCGCCTGGAGAGCGACGATCTTCCGCCGCACGGCGCTACCCCTACGGAGTGGCGCGCGGGGTTGGAGCGCTGGTGCGCCCGGTGGCGGGTGCCTCGGCAGGTCGAGCTCGCCCAGGGCGATCAGGTGCTGCCGCTGGACCTACAGGAGCCCGCCCACACGGCGCTGCTGCGTAGGCGCCTGCACCAGGCCGGTCACGTGCTGCTCACCGAGGCCGAGCCCGACGACGCCCGCGGCTGGATCCAGGGCCGTGCCCACGAACTCGCCGTCCCCCTGGTCACGGCGACACCGCCGGCGCCTTCCCCGCTGGGCAGGACACTGGTGAAAACGCGCGACCGTGATCGCGGCCATCTGCCCGCCGACGACGACGCCGACTGGCTGTATGCCAAGATCTATGCCCATCCCGAGCGCCAGAACGCGATCCTGCCCCAGCACCTGCCCGCTCTGCTGGCCGAGACGGGCGAGCCCGACTGGTGGTTCCTGCGCTACCGCGGTCCGGATGATCCCGACCACCTGCGCTTGCGCCTGCGTGTAGCCGATGGCGCCCACGCCGGGCAGGTCGCCGCGGCCCTGGGCGCCTGGACCCGAGGGCTGCGCCGGGCCGGCCTCTCACCCCGGATGAGCCTGGACACCTACTACCCCGAGACGGGCCGCTACGGGCAGGGAACAACCCTGGAGGCAGCTGAGGCGGTCTTCGTCGCCGACTCCGCCGCCGTCGTGGACCGCCTGCGTACCGGCGCAGGCGAGGGCTGCCCCGATGCGGCCGCGACCATGGCCGCCATGGCCGCCGCATTCACCGGAGGGTGGCCGGCAGGCCTGGACTGGCTCATCGACCAGCCCGCCCCGGCCCCGGCCCGGCCTCCGCAGCGGGAGTTGCAGACCGCGACCCGCGCACTGGTCGACTCCGGCCACGGCCTTCTCACCGACGAGCTGCACCGCGCCCTTACCCACTACGGGTCCCTGCTGCGCGCCGGCGGAGGTCCGCCCACCGACACGGTGCTCACCTCCCTGCTGCACATGCACCACATCCGCGCGCTCGGCGTCGACCGCGACAGCGAACGCACGTGCCGTCGTCTGGCCCGCCACGCCGCCCTGTCCCAGACCGCACGCACCCGCGAGGCCGCCTCATGA
- a CDS encoding CHAT domain-containing protein: MTRRSIWPGSLMWWGTLWGINDHVAVTVADGFYIHLRGPDGHLAPDRAAYALHTAVRAVRDGVDLPQGYDRSKVPSLWAAYLHTGA; encoded by the coding sequence TTGACGAGGCGATCCATCTGGCCGGGTTCCCTCATGTGGTGGGGCACCCTGTGGGGGATCAACGACCACGTCGCCGTCACCGTCGCCGACGGTTTCTACATCCACCTGCGCGGCCCCGACGGGCACCTGGCTCCCGACCGGGCCGCCTACGCCCTCCACACCGCCGTCCGCGCCGTCCGCGACGGGGTGGATCTACCCCAGGGATACGACCGGAGCAAGGTGCCCTCCCTTTGGGCGGCCTACCTCCACACCGGGGCCTGA
- a CDS encoding SMP-30/gluconolactonase/LRE family protein: protein MVRSSRVLPADARRVVAQGGFGYLEGARWNRGALWFSDMTRRKICRLSPGEEPEDVAEVPGRPSGLGFGPDGAPMVVSIEDGRLLRVGSGGLDELADLAPVAFHPNDMAVDREGRAYIGPQGYVFGSDPVGVGLIIRHPDGRIDTGGEDLIFPNGIAISGDGSTLIVAESFRAPRARLTAFTVTDEGALVDQRVFAEFGSPDTETIDGICIDSEGAVWAAFPWIGEFRRVREGGEVTDVIQIEPDTAAYPNGGTFAVDSVLGGPQMRTLYLLISDTSPERLGNSFDATGRIEAIEVEVAGIRD, encoded by the coding sequence ATGGTTCGTTCGTCAAGAGTGCTGCCCGCTGATGCTCGTCGTGTTGTGGCGCAGGGTGGTTTCGGTTATCTCGAGGGCGCTCGGTGGAACCGTGGGGCGCTGTGGTTCTCGGACATGACCCGGCGCAAGATCTGCCGCCTTTCCCCTGGGGAGGAACCCGAGGATGTCGCCGAGGTGCCCGGTCGGCCTTCGGGTCTCGGTTTTGGCCCCGATGGGGCACCGATGGTTGTTTCCATCGAGGATGGGCGGCTGCTGCGCGTGGGAAGTGGCGGGTTGGACGAACTCGCCGACCTTGCGCCGGTCGCGTTTCATCCCAACGATATGGCCGTGGACCGAGAGGGGCGCGCGTATATCGGTCCGCAGGGCTACGTTTTCGGAAGCGATCCCGTCGGTGTGGGTTTGATCATTCGGCATCCTGACGGCCGGATCGACACCGGTGGCGAGGACCTCATTTTTCCCAACGGCATCGCCATCTCAGGCGACGGGAGCACCCTGATCGTCGCAGAATCGTTCCGGGCGCCACGGGCGAGGCTCACCGCGTTCACCGTGACGGACGAGGGTGCACTGGTGGACCAGCGCGTATTCGCTGAATTCGGGTCACCGGATACAGAGACCATCGATGGTATCTGCATCGACAGTGAGGGTGCGGTATGGGCGGCCTTTCCGTGGATTGGTGAATTTCGGCGTGTCCGCGAGGGCGGCGAGGTTACCGACGTAATCCAGATCGAACCGGACACCGCCGCATATCCCAACGGCGGCACGTTCGCTGTGGATTCGGTACTCGGCGGACCGCAGATGCGGACCCTCTATCTGCTCATCTCGGATACAAGTCCTGAGCGCCTCGGTAATTCCTTCGATGCCACGGGTCGCATCGAAGCCATCGAGGTCGAGGTGGCAGGCATCCGGGACTGA
- a CDS encoding lanthionine synthetase C family protein translates to MTPTVLDDPHLHTPPAIDPGPGWGQSLANGALGPALLHLAAARSGNGTTEAARAWLDAATRTPVSSHPDGSLYCGAGALAYVLHTTAPAHPAIAELDAHIDTLVRTRLAAAHDRIEAGRLPAPSEFDVINGLTGIGAYLLARAPDSRRTADILTYLVRLTAPLHHDGDHLPGWWSLRAPLSRGAFPGGHANLGLAHGISGPLALLSLALRRGVTVAGQHRAITRICTWMDDWRATDTDGTSWPRWITRAQYRGAAPAETNPMRLAWCYGTPGQARAHHLAALATGDERRRDTAVAALAACAADADRIATMDGSLCHGRAGLLQCLRRAAADDPTATLACHLPDLEHQARAAACTGTPFLEGSSGRALALLPAAAHTSPWDTCLLITG, encoded by the coding sequence ATGACCCCCACTGTCCTCGACGACCCGCACCTGCACACCCCTCCCGCCATCGACCCCGGCCCCGGGTGGGGCCAGTCTCTGGCCAACGGGGCCCTGGGCCCGGCCCTGCTGCACCTGGCCGCCGCGCGCTCCGGCAACGGCACCACCGAGGCGGCTCGGGCATGGCTCGATGCCGCCACCCGCACCCCGGTCTCCTCCCACCCCGACGGTTCCCTCTACTGCGGTGCCGGCGCCCTGGCCTACGTGCTGCACACAACGGCGCCTGCGCATCCGGCCATCGCCGAACTCGACGCCCACATCGACACCCTGGTCCGCACCCGGCTGGCCGCGGCCCACGACCGCATCGAGGCCGGGCGCCTGCCCGCCCCGTCCGAGTTCGACGTCATCAACGGGCTGACCGGCATCGGCGCCTACCTGTTGGCCCGTGCTCCCGACAGTCGCCGCACCGCCGATATCCTCACCTACCTGGTGCGCCTCACCGCCCCGCTGCACCACGACGGCGACCACCTTCCCGGCTGGTGGAGCCTGCGGGCCCCGCTCAGCCGCGGCGCCTTCCCCGGCGGCCACGCCAACCTCGGCCTCGCCCACGGCATCAGCGGCCCTCTCGCCCTGCTCTCCCTGGCCCTGCGCCGCGGCGTCACCGTCGCCGGCCAGCACCGGGCCATCACCCGCATCTGCACCTGGATGGACGACTGGCGCGCCACCGACACCGACGGCACCTCCTGGCCCCGCTGGATCACCCGAGCGCAGTACCGCGGCGCCGCACCCGCCGAGACCAACCCGATGCGCCTGGCCTGGTGCTACGGCACCCCCGGCCAGGCCCGCGCCCACCACCTCGCCGCGCTGGCCACCGGCGACGAACGGCGCCGCGACACGGCCGTGGCTGCCCTGGCGGCCTGCGCCGCCGACGCCGACCGCATCGCCACCATGGACGGATCGCTGTGCCACGGCCGCGCCGGACTCCTGCAGTGCCTGCGCCGCGCCGCCGCCGACGACCCCACCGCCACCCTGGCGTGCCACCTGCCCGACCTGGAACACCAGGCGCGCGCCGCAGCCTGCACCGGCACCCCGTTTTTGGAAGGCTCCTCCGGACGAGCCCTGGCGCTGCTGCCCGCCGCCGCCCACACCAGCCCGTGGGACACCTGCCTGCTGATCACCGGATAA
- a CDS encoding FxLD family lanthipeptide, translating to MTATIPDGPAGQAPPAKDTFGGSTEADNPLASFALQVQVVPEAVSDDGLVPCGTGDGCGATCASACANSGV from the coding sequence ATGACAGCCACCATCCCCGACGGCCCCGCCGGACAGGCCCCGCCTGCGAAGGACACCTTCGGCGGCAGCACAGAGGCCGACAACCCCCTCGCAAGTTTCGCGCTGCAGGTGCAGGTGGTGCCAGAGGCGGTCAGCGATGACGGCCTGGTGCCGTGCGGGACCGGCGACGGGTGCGGCGCCACCTGCGCCAGCGCCTGCGCCAACAGCGGTGTCTGA
- the fxlM gene encoding methyltransferase, FxLD system produces MDDSQLRNHRVDALIDDGFITTPAVEAAMRTVPRHLFLPDADLTEAYEDTNVPTKTGPDGECLSSASAPHVVALMLEQLEIGPGDRVLEVGAGTGYNAALLTHMGAEVTTVDIDADAVAHTRKALDRAGVEGIRLVEGDGNAGVAEQAPYDRIVVTAGAWDIPPAWIDQLVEGGLLVVPLRLRGTTRAVALRRDRDRRLASESVRLCGFIPMRGSDDGETDIDLGENVRLRCDEDQDIPGALPPGVLEEPRYSSWSGVEVAVEPITGIWGRLILSEAGTCRIAAEESAVRFGRANPAIPMLSPAIVEDGSLAYLATRRLGPGRSEAGAYGHGPAADQLCRRLIDTIRAWDTDRQEHLHISVVPREDTETRVGDQSRSARVVPKHHVDLTLT; encoded by the coding sequence TTGGACGACTCTCAACTGCGCAACCACCGCGTCGACGCCCTCATCGACGACGGGTTCATCACCACCCCCGCCGTCGAAGCGGCGATGCGCACCGTGCCGCGCCACCTGTTCCTGCCCGACGCCGACCTCACCGAGGCCTACGAGGACACCAACGTCCCCACCAAGACGGGACCCGACGGCGAATGCCTCAGCTCGGCCTCGGCACCCCACGTCGTGGCCCTGATGCTGGAGCAACTGGAGATCGGCCCGGGCGACCGCGTCCTGGAGGTCGGCGCCGGCACCGGCTACAACGCCGCCCTGCTCACCCACATGGGCGCCGAGGTGACCACGGTCGACATCGACGCCGACGCCGTGGCCCACACCCGCAAAGCCCTCGACCGCGCCGGCGTCGAGGGCATCCGTCTGGTGGAGGGCGACGGCAATGCCGGCGTGGCCGAGCAGGCGCCCTACGACCGCATCGTCGTGACCGCCGGCGCCTGGGACATTCCCCCGGCGTGGATCGACCAGCTGGTGGAGGGCGGTCTGCTGGTGGTGCCGCTGCGGCTGCGCGGCACCACCCGGGCCGTGGCGTTGCGGCGCGACCGCGACCGGCGCCTGGCCAGCGAGTCGGTGCGGTTGTGCGGGTTCATTCCCATGCGCGGCAGCGACGACGGCGAAACCGATATCGACCTGGGCGAGAACGTGCGCCTGCGCTGCGACGAGGACCAGGATATTCCCGGCGCCCTTCCGCCCGGTGTCCTGGAGGAGCCCCGCTACAGCTCCTGGTCGGGTGTGGAAGTCGCCGTGGAGCCGATCACCGGCATCTGGGGACGCTTGATCCTGTCCGAGGCCGGAACCTGCCGGATCGCCGCCGAGGAGTCGGCGGTGCGTTTCGGCCGGGCCAATCCCGCCATCCCGATGCTCAGCCCCGCCATCGTCGAAGACGGCTCACTGGCCTATCTCGCAACCCGACGGCTGGGTCCCGGGCGCAGCGAGGCGGGCGCCTACGGCCACGGCCCCGCCGCCGACCAGCTATGCCGGCGGCTGATCGACACCATTCGCGCCTGGGACACCGACCGGCAGGAGCACCTGCACATCTCGGTCGTCCCCCGCGAAGACACGGAAACCCGTGTGGGAGACCAGTCCCGGTCCGCCCGGGTAGTGCCCAAGCACCACGTGGACCTGACCCTCACCTGA
- a CDS encoding NtaA/DmoA family FMN-dependent monooxygenase (This protein belongs to a clade of FMN-dependent monooxygenases, within a broader family of flavin-dependent oxidoreductases, the luciferase-like monooxygenase (LMM) family, some of whose members use coenzyme F420 rather than FMN.), producing MTSRQMVLGMQFSGGYGAEPGAWRLPGANLNSYTDMDQFVRYAHSAERGKVQLLFIADTPVLDMDLTHHAPRQAIDPMLLLTVLARETERIGLVTTASTTFNEPYNLARQFKALDVISHGRAGWNAVTTSTPAAAANFGSSVPPRAEKYERAHEVIQIVQALWGSWEKDALLLDVEGKRYADMDKIQPVNLQGRHVASRGPLPIPPSEQGQPVIFQAGGGGYGLELAGRYASGVYANPYTIEDARAQREALRDAAKRAGRNPDEVKMLAGFMPTIASSREAALERRRFLDEVVDLHQRVRYLGTMIGLPLDPDQLDQPLMAQQLADAMPSPHDPRSVRALEVAREGWTLRDVLAHGVIDYHPVVAGTAADVADHMQEWFEAGACDGFSIALDGFHDGYDAFVDQVAPILQERGLFHEDYEGTTLRENLGAHEQYGLDLRLSQQARA from the coding sequence ATGACAAGTCGGCAGATGGTCCTGGGCATGCAGTTCAGCGGCGGTTACGGGGCAGAACCCGGGGCCTGGCGGCTGCCGGGTGCGAACCTGAACAGCTACACGGACATGGACCAATTCGTGCGTTACGCGCATTCCGCCGAGCGCGGCAAGGTCCAGCTCCTGTTCATCGCGGACACCCCGGTCCTGGACATGGACCTCACCCACCACGCCCCGCGCCAGGCGATCGACCCCATGCTGCTCCTGACCGTCCTCGCGCGTGAGACCGAGCGGATCGGCCTGGTCACCACCGCCTCCACCACTTTCAACGAGCCCTACAACCTCGCCCGCCAGTTCAAGGCCCTGGACGTGATCAGCCACGGCCGGGCTGGCTGGAACGCGGTGACCACCTCCACCCCCGCTGCCGCGGCGAACTTCGGCAGCTCGGTCCCGCCGCGCGCAGAGAAGTACGAGCGTGCCCACGAGGTCATTCAGATCGTGCAGGCACTGTGGGGCAGCTGGGAGAAGGACGCCCTGCTGCTCGATGTCGAGGGCAAGCGGTACGCCGACATGGACAAGATCCAGCCGGTCAACCTGCAGGGCCGCCACGTCGCCTCCCGCGGCCCGCTGCCCATCCCTCCGTCCGAGCAGGGCCAGCCGGTCATCTTCCAGGCGGGCGGCGGCGGTTACGGCCTCGAACTTGCGGGCCGATACGCCAGCGGTGTCTACGCCAACCCGTACACCATCGAAGACGCTCGGGCCCAGCGCGAGGCCCTGCGGGACGCTGCCAAGCGCGCCGGGCGCAATCCGGACGAGGTGAAGATGCTCGCTGGCTTCATGCCGACCATCGCCTCCTCCCGCGAGGCCGCCCTGGAGCGGCGCCGCTTCCTGGACGAGGTCGTCGACCTGCACCAGCGCGTCCGCTACCTCGGCACCATGATCGGCCTCCCGCTCGACCCCGACCAGCTCGACCAACCGCTTATGGCCCAGCAGCTGGCCGACGCCATGCCCAGCCCGCACGACCCGCGCTCTGTCCGCGCCCTCGAAGTGGCCCGGGAAGGCTGGACCTTACGCGACGTGCTCGCCCACGGCGTGATCGACTACCACCCGGTGGTCGCCGGCACCGCCGCCGACGTGGCCGACCACATGCAGGAGTGGTTCGAGGCCGGGGCCTGCGACGGCTTCTCGATCGCCCTCGACGGCTTCCACGACGGCTACGACGCCTTCGTCGACCAGGTCGCCCCGATCCTGCAGGAACGCGGCCTGTTCCACGAGGACTACGAAGGCACCACCCTGCGCGAGAACCTCGGCGCCCACGAGCAGTACGGCCTCGACCTGCGCCTCTCCCAGCAGGCCCGCGCATGA
- a CDS encoding SAM-dependent methyltransferase, which produces MSDHTPAPPTGVDPHTPSAARLYDFYLGGKDNYAADRDAGTELLERIPELHSTAHANRYFLRRVVRYLAAEAGVRQFLDIGSGLPTQDNVHQVAQRHAPGARVAYVDNDPIVPAHARALLAGDPATTAVAEADLRDPAGILDHPEIRRMIDFTRPVAVLMIAVLHFLTDDDHPYEVVAALRDGLCPGSYIAVSHLENETSPERVAFMEQVYARSSATLQGRSHAEIRRFFTGLEAVEPGVVPISEWRRDPDKPYWPPEQAWGDGGLGRLTPPTPKS; this is translated from the coding sequence ATGTCCGACCACACCCCCGCTCCCCCGACCGGCGTCGACCCCCACACCCCCAGCGCCGCCCGCCTCTACGATTTCTACTTGGGCGGTAAAGACAACTACGCCGCCGACCGCGACGCCGGCACCGAGCTCCTGGAACGTATCCCCGAGCTGCACAGCACCGCCCACGCCAACCGGTACTTCCTGCGCCGCGTCGTGCGCTACCTGGCCGCCGAGGCCGGAGTGCGCCAATTCCTGGACATCGGCTCCGGGCTGCCCACCCAGGACAACGTCCACCAGGTCGCCCAGCGCCACGCCCCCGGCGCCCGCGTCGCCTACGTCGACAACGACCCCATCGTGCCCGCCCACGCCCGCGCCCTGCTGGCCGGCGACCCCGCCACCACCGCGGTCGCCGAGGCGGACCTGCGCGACCCGGCCGGCATCCTCGACCACCCCGAGATCCGGCGGATGATCGACTTCACCCGGCCGGTCGCCGTGCTGATGATCGCCGTCCTGCACTTCCTCACCGACGACGACCATCCCTACGAGGTGGTGGCCGCGCTGCGCGACGGGCTGTGCCCGGGCTCCTACATCGCCGTCTCCCATTTGGAGAACGAGACCAGCCCGGAGCGGGTGGCGTTCATGGAGCAGGTCTATGCCCGCAGCTCCGCGACGCTGCAAGGGCGCAGCCACGCCGAGATCCGCCGGTTCTTCACCGGGCTCGAAGCCGTCGAGCCCGGCGTGGTCCCCATCTCCGAGTGGCGCCGCGACCCGGACAAGCCCTACTGGCCACCCGAGCAGGCCTGGGGCGACGGCGGCCTCGGCCGCCTCACCCCGCCAACGCCGAAGTCGTGA
- a CDS encoding 3'-5' exonuclease, whose protein sequence is MGQAYETLINPRRPVPRRPWISPGLTDAVLAEAPPPDAVRPELVPRLTDRYLVGHNVGVDRRLLHRRYPGIRPAGVIDTLRLAKLTGATQRSLTALVDRYALTERVGELVPHGHPHRALWDTVAAALLLQELIAEQWPSPPDFDALVASAGERFGHHNDPEQQTLL, encoded by the coding sequence ATGGGCCAGGCTTACGAGACGCTGATCAACCCGCGCCGTCCTGTTCCCCGCCGCCCCTGGATCTCACCGGGCTTGACCGACGCCGTCCTGGCCGAGGCTCCCCCACCCGATGCGGTCAGGCCCGAACTCGTCCCTCGCCTCACCGACCGCTACCTCGTGGGCCACAACGTCGGCGTCGACCGGCGACTGCTGCATCGGCGCTATCCCGGCATCCGCCCGGCCGGCGTGATCGACACCCTGCGCCTCGCGAAGCTCACTGGAGCAACCCAACGTTCCCTGACCGCCCTCGTCGACCGCTACGCCCTGACGGAACGCGTCGGCGAACTGGTGCCCCACGGGCACCCCCACCGGGCCCTGTGGGACACCGTCGCCGCCGCACTCCTGCTCCAGGAACTCATCGCCGAGCAGTGGCCGTCACCACCTGACTTCGACGCGCTCGTCGCCAGCGCAGGCGAGCGGTTCGGCCATCACAACGATCCCGAGCAGCAGACGCTGCTGTAG
- a CDS encoding TetR/AcrR family transcriptional regulator — protein sequence MNAGEQRGRKPRADVRRNRAALLDTAQRHFLQHGVGTSLEAVAKEAGVGPGTLYRHFPTREALLAAVLQSRSEELVARQADIEQLDDPTEALKQWLRAMEEYFSAFSGLPDPLMTAARAQDPDNPLTIPCDILITATEKYLRAAQSAGHARASVRGFDLFLTACSIAWLKGNGAEEKSLSRLRSLIASGYRKRDEKA from the coding sequence ATGAACGCCGGCGAACAGCGGGGACGCAAACCGCGTGCGGACGTCCGGCGCAACCGCGCAGCCCTCCTGGATACCGCACAGCGCCACTTCCTACAGCACGGGGTTGGCACCTCACTGGAGGCAGTGGCCAAAGAGGCGGGAGTGGGGCCCGGCACCCTGTACCGGCACTTCCCCACTCGGGAGGCGCTGCTGGCGGCCGTGCTCCAGTCGCGCTCCGAGGAGCTGGTAGCCCGCCAGGCGGACATCGAGCAACTCGACGACCCGACCGAGGCGTTGAAGCAATGGCTGCGGGCGATGGAGGAGTACTTCAGCGCCTTCAGCGGGCTACCGGACCCGCTCATGACCGCGGCCCGGGCGCAGGATCCGGACAACCCGCTCACAATCCCCTGCGACATTCTCATCACCGCCACCGAGAAGTACTTGCGCGCCGCGCAGAGCGCGGGGCACGCACGCGCGTCGGTACGGGGCTTCGACCTGTTCCTCACTGCTTGTTCCATTGCCTGGCTCAAGGGCAACGGGGCCGAGGAGAAGTCGCTGAGTCGTCTGCGTTCGCTCATCGCGAGCGGCTACCGCAAACGGGACGAGAAGGCGTAA